Genomic segment of Benincasa hispida cultivar B227 chromosome 1, ASM972705v1, whole genome shotgun sequence:
ACATTTGGGTAACCTTCTTCATTGATGGTCTTTGAGATGCATCTGGATGAATGCACCACAATCCCACCATTGCCATTCGTTTAAACCTCTCGAAATCCATCAAAATTTCCGCCTTATCTCCGACCACCGTCTCTAGATTCCCGGCCGCCGCGCGACTCAGAACCCAATTCGATAGTACCAAATCCTCCTCCTCACTTTCTTCTTCCACTCGATCCAACTCAATGTGTCTTCTGCAACAAATGATTTCCAATAGCATTACCCCATAGCTGTACACGTCCACCTTTGCCGTCACCGGAGCGCCCCTCAGCCACTCTGGCGCCATGTACCCTGCCGTTCCTCTCGCCTCTGTGTTCGTTCTCGTTTGGTCCTTCTTCAACAATTTCGATATCCCAAAATCTGCGATCTTCGCTGCGTAATTGGCGTCGAGCAGCACGTTTTGAGGCTTCACATCGCAGTGGATGATCTGTGTCTCGCATTCTTCGTGTAAGTACGCTAACCCTCTAGCTATCCCCTTTGCGATTTCTACCCTTTGTGTCCAATTACAATTAGAAATCTTGATAGTGTTTTCGCCATTGTCGAAGAGGAATCTTGATAGTGCTCCCATGTTTTCGCCATTGTCGAAGAGGAATCTTGATAGTGCTCCATTGGGCATTAGCTCGTACACTAGAAGAAGTTGCTTCTTGTTTTCGATGCAGTAACCTAACAATCTGACCAAATTTGTGTGATATGTTCGGCCGATGATTCTTAGCTCTGTCACGAACTCTGTCTCGGTTCTTTCAGTCATTTTGTCGAGCACTTTCACTGCAATTTCCACATCGATACCGTCTATGTGTAAATTCCCACGAACTACTTTACAAGAACTTCCCTGGCCAAGGATCTTTTTGAATCCATCGGTTGCATCAACCAATTCCTGGAAAGTGAATTCTCGGAAATTGATTCCAATGGCACTCGCACTTAAAAAGTTCTTTCTCCTAATCAATCTTCGAGCCGTTGGATGATAGAAAACGACAACGGCACCGAAGCAAAAAGCCAAAACTCCGGCGATTATATTGCCAATCTCCAGGACTTTTCGGTAGTTAAAATTGTTTTCGTTTTTGCCGTCATGAACTTCTGaactgtttttaaaaaataaaggcaCTCTGATTAGAGTTTTGGTTCCTTTGGTAATATTAGTGTTTCTACCATTCATCAACGGCGTCCTCTTCTTCAGACATGTCGAATTCTTCCAAGTTGCAGCCATAACGTAACAATCTTCCATGATTGCTCTTTTGCAGCTCTCAAAATCGACATTGAACATACGAACCAAATCTGAGAAAGGCTCTGATTCAGGGGGCAAGTCAATATCCACATCCTCGATCACCTGGAGGGTAAAATTCTTCCCGGAATCTCCCATACAGTAATTGATTACTGTTTCCGGTCGACAGCCTTTCCAAGCATCAGCCGGATCCAAATGAACAAAACCTGGCAAGCAATCGCAGGTTACGGTATCGTTGTCGGGTGATTTGCAGAGCCCATTTAAGCCGCAAACCGTGTTCACAAGGCAAGGGTCTCTCATGGCTCCCCAAACCTTTATCCATTCACTGCCGTTACTTTTCGGGTAAACATATTGCCTGAAATCGCCATGGACATTTATTGTTGCTCTGTGGTAGTAATCTCCAACTGGGGCTGGAACATTGACTGTCAAATTGCGTAAACTCTGTCCATTTGGGTTAATTCTATTTGTGAGGTACATTAAAGCAGAGGATTTATCAAACACTAACACAGTGTTTTCAATGTTAGTTGCTATTGTGAACCAATACCCAACATTGGAGAAGTGGTAATTGGAAAGCACCAGATTCCCATCCTTTTGCATTTGCAACATGAAATTCCCAGTTGAGAAATCTGATATGTTTTTTGCAGAGAACATCTTTTTGTCAACCCCCAAAATCTGTCCGGGGAGGAGCGTGTCTGTCGGCGAATCAAAGCTTTGCCCGACAGCCACGAAATTGGAGTCTTTCAACACGAAGTTGCCATCGTCCTGCATTTGGCCGGAACTTGCTGGGGCCTGCTGCTCTTTGAATATTGGTTGAATAATGATGCCATTTGGGAACGAGAGCACAAACTGGCCGGTTCTGTTCAACTTGACGAGGGAATTTGGTGGTGCCGGATTGTCACGATTGGCCGACCAAACCAGTGTCTGTGGGATTTTATCAAACCAGATTCCGACAAGGTAGAGATTGTTGGGAAGACGATAGAAACCGAAGGCAAAATCCCCAGATGGAGAAAGCCAAGTATGGTTAGATCCTGCAGCTATGGAGGAACCCCGGCTTATGGGGGAGCCATTTTGAGCCAAACACTTATAGAAGTTTAGAAGAACAAATGAAAGAAATATCATGGACGCCATGGGATGTTGTTAGTTGTTGCAGTATATATCCAGATGGAGTTGAAGAAGTTATGAAAAAttgggtttgaatttgaaatgaaggGTCTTTGGAAGCTGCATTGTAATGTTCATTTGATTTGATACAAAAAATTTTGACTTGTATTAGAAAGTTGAGAAAAATCAAGGAGGAGAAAGAAAAGGATTATGGGTGGCGTTTGAATTTGAGAGTCTACAAAGTAATTAAGGATAAATCCAACCAAACAGTTGCGTTACGTAGCCTGCTTCTTCAAGACAGGTGGTGCTACTTGTTGGGTAAGTTGTCTGAATATATGtttatgttctacaaattttggtttaacACTCTACTTAATTTTAACAACATATCCTAATATTGACAATAACACAAGCATGGACACCAATGACATGTTATATATGAGTTTGTTTAAGCTGAATGGTtgttattaattatcataatttattaatgtattttataagatacataatgaaaaatttgtgataaataagattgaaaatatagtttttattttattattttttttaaagtctaGGATAAAccttaattttaacatattaaaaaattttagtaGGTGTTTTAAATTGACCATGACGAATTAAGTAAATAAGTCAAAGTCTTTCTACCAAATTAAGTCAAAGTCTTTCTACCAAATCTTTCaaataaatttgttgaatgTAATTACACAATTAAATGAAAGGACAGTGATATCTTTTATCTTGTTagctaaattaaatttaacaactacgtggtttaaaaaaaaaaaaaagaaaactactaTTACTATAATTCAAGTCCGATGGCTTCAAGTGTAATAATTCTTCTTCCATTAGGTACTTTTGAATATTCAAAGAAGAAGTTGGGAGGTGGCAGTCATGAGAGGGagggagaaagaagaagagggagagggagaaaagaaaatatatttttaatttaataattaagaaattaagaaaaatatattctaataaaaattaattgtcaCGTCAACTTTTCGTTAAGAATTAACGAAAAACCCAATGGAGGGACTTACAGTGGTAGCAAAAGCAAACCTCAGCAAGTAATATTGAGTTTAAAATTTTGGGGACTAAAGGACTAAAAGTgtaattttctctcatttttctaTGATTTCATCTgtaattttctcttatttttctatgaTTCATCTATAACTTGTCTCTAATCTCAGTCAATAATTACATCATAATTACTTAATCAAAACATTAACCATGCAAATAAGCATCTGTTTCAACCAAAGGTGGAATTCTCACTTCAATGTCTCCTTCTAGCATCAGCACAACCTCTTTCATTGATGGCCTAAGTGCAGGATTTGGACAAATGCACCATAAACCCACCATTGTTATCCTTTCAAACCTTCTGTAATCATTCAATGCTTCAGAATCATGGCTTATTATGTCTTTCAATCTTTCTGCTCTCACGCAACTTACAACCCAATCCACAAGTATTATTGCAtcatctccttttcttcttcaacaTGCCTTCTACGAAATATGATCTCTAACAACATTACTCCAAAGCTATAAACATCTACTTTTGTTGTAACAGGTGCATTCTTCAGCCATTCTGGCGCCATATATCCCATTGTTCCTCTTATCATCGTGGCTGTGTGTGTCTGGTTTTTCTTCATCAGTTTTGCTAAGCCGAAATCCGAGATTTTTGCTGTGTAATTCTCATCTAGGAGAATATTTTGTGGCTTTATATCGCAATGGACGATCTGGGTGTCGCACTCTTCGTGTAAATATAACAACCCATTTGCAATTTCCAACACCATTTTTGCTCTGTTTTCCCATTTGGGGTTTTGAATTTCTCTCTCCccaaagaggaaatttgataaAGGACCATTTTTCATCAGCTCATAAACCAACAACCGATGATCTCCTTCATTGCAGAAACCCAATAAACGAACTAAGTTTCTATGATGAGTTAATCCAATCACTTGGACTTCTGTGATGAACTCCTTCTCTCCTTGTTCAATCACCTTCTCCAATTGCTTCACGGCTACCTCAACTTCTTGATCGTTTAACATCAAAACTCCATTATAAACACTGCCAAAAGCTCCTCTCCCAAGTTGGTTTTTGAATCCATTAGTTGCTTCTTTCAATTCGTTGTATGAAAATGCCTTCAAATTCACCTCCAATGGCTTTGGCTTTGTAGGCTTCTTCCTTTGAAAGAAACCCATTGTAATGGGATGATAATAAATGGCCATGGCTATAAAAACAACAGCAAATGTTGAACAGAGCACAAATATTGCTAGCAGAACTTCCTTAGAAGGGGATTTTTTGCTATGGATGTTATTGTTTGCGGGAACTTTAAGGAATGCCACGTGATTATTCGTATCTGGAATGTTTCCTCTTGCGTTTAACAATGGCATCCTCTTCTTGTAACAAGCACCATCATAATACACAGCCGCTGTACGGAAACACTCGTTCCTCAAAACTTCCTCGCACTGGTTTACATCTGTAGCTTCAACCATTGTTGCGTCAGAGTCCTTAAGAAATGGGAAATCAGCATTTTCAAGCTtgacaattttgaaatttgaatctgAACAAAAGTCCACAATCTTATTTGGATAGCATCCTTTGGAAGGTTTGTTTGGATCAATTGGTGAATACCCTTCTAAACACTCACAATTCACGTTTTGATTATCATTTGTGGTGCAAAATCCAAACACCCCACAAATATTACTCACCATACAAGGAttttcaacaaacttccacACTGATCGCCACTCGCCTCCGCCGTTCTTGATCCGAATCAGCTGCTGGAAGTTACCCTGATCATCAACCGTTGCTCTGTGGTAGTAGTCTTTTACTGACACCGTCAGTTGGGTTTGGGATGTCATAGAATAGATGATGGTCGTGTCATTGACTACATACAAGAAAGCTGTGGTCTGGTTGAAGACGATGGCGGCGTTTTTGTTATTGACGGTTCCGGTAAATTTGTAAGCAGGGTCGACGTACCGAAAAGCAGACATGATGACATTACCGTCGAATCCTTGAACTTCCAACATGAACCGGCCGGTGGAATAATCAGCGGTGCCGTTGGCATTGGAGATCAGGCGTTGGCCGATGCGGAGGGCCTGTCCAGGCAAAAGGGTGTTGGTTGGATGATCGAAGCTTTGCCATATGGGATTGGAGGAGGAATTCAGGAGCATAAAGTTGCCATTGTTGGACATGAAAGCAGAGCTTGTGGCTGTGCCATTGTAGATCGAAACTTGGGTGTTGTTGGCATGAATTAGAACAAATGAGCCGGTGGGTTTGAGAAGAACGGTGGAATTAGCCTTTGCTGGATCGTCTCTGTTGGCGGACCATGCCAAAGTTCTCTCCGGAGTTTTGTCGAACACTATGCCGACAAGGTATCTGCCATCGACGATTTGGTGAAACCCGAAAGCAAAATCGCCGGAGGAGGATCGCCAGAATTCGTTGGATCCAGCAATGATTGATGAACCCAATTTGATTGTGTTGTTTGGGGACTGGGTTTGGGCGTAACATTGGAGAAAACAGAGAAATAATGGTAGAGAGAGATGTAAAAATTCAATAGAAGCCattgaaatttgaaagaaaCGGTCAGACCATTAGAGAAAGAAacaagtttataaatataatggaAGAAAATGTTGGTTACTTCCTCTGCTAATGAACAGTCAAAGTTGCTGACTTTTCTGGCttggattaaaaaaattcacGAATTTGATGTTTagtcttaatttaaaataataatagtgataataataataaataaaaatacacatatacctcaccAGTGTAATTGATTAAAAGTCAAATCAATGATTTGGTCTCATGATATAAATTTAGGTCTTAATCTACTTTCTAAagttatcttcttcttctggaATGACCAGAGTTTTAACCTTGATTTCAAAGGATTAAAATCATGTTTACACTTTTGataacaaaagtgattttaactattttaaaatcactctcaaatatattataatatatctaattttttgttttattaaaatatttttcacatTAAAGTACAGAAGATAATACATTTTTGGTCTTTGAGTTTTTACCTAATATATTGGTTACTTTGGTTTACGTTTTTTAAAACGTGTACTTTTTTCCCCTAATATTTTGTAAGAGTTAAACATGCACGGTTAATCCCTAAGTTTTGTGAAATAGGTTTAAAATGAATCTCTACCAAGAGAATTATCGGTCACAAATCGAAAATTGTTAGATTGATGTGAGAAAATACCAACCTCTTTCAATGATTTATCAATGCTGCCCACTCCCCTATCCACTCTAACTCCATCACCATCCTTCCCTTTTGTTTCTCCTTGTTCTTTCACTTTCATTCTCCTTGAATTAGTTACGGTTGAAAGTATATGTCTTTAACTAGTTAAGTTATTCTCAAACTCCATTTTGAAATGAAGACTTTGTTTTTCAATGACGTACAAGGGAGCCAAAAATCCACCACATGGACATACTACTAAACACtcaaatttgagttttctttgTTAGAAAATTATATCTTCTTTGTTGTAAATAAAGTTTTGACATTATGATAAAACATTTCATTTCACCATCACTAGATAATATCTATAATCAAGATCATATATGAAAGATCTAAATTTAACCTGTTTTTCCATTCTCGATCTCATTTCATTACATTAGCGTATGTAGATGGACACTTGAATACAAAACATTTCTCTAAtgtacatataatatatatagtagaTTCAAAAAGAATACTTCGTCTCTTCGACCACATTATCCATAAATCTCTTCCAAAACCAATGTTGCTTCCATACTCTTTCCTTCATATCTTCAATTGGAATACCCTTTGTCTCCGGCACCaaaaagaacacaaacaatGACATTACAATCACACAACTAGAGAAAAACAAGAATATCCAATGTTTCATATAGCACAACATGGACAAAAAAGATTGAGCTATCATAAACGTGAACATCATATTCACACAAACTGTCACACTTTGCCCAGCCGATCGTGTCTCCAGTGGAAAAATTTCACTAGGTATCAACCATCCAAGTGGTCCCCAAGACCAAGCAAAAGAGGAAACAAAAATGCACGCCATCAACACCACCAAAATGGCCAACCCTTGGGATAGATTATTAGAGTTGTCTTGGAATTTCAAGCCTAACACAACTGAAATGATCGTTTGTGAAATGAACATTTGAACTCCAGCTTCTAACAACAACATTCGTCGGCCAACTTTATCAACTGAATAAATAGAGATCAATGTAGCAAGGACATTAACGATCCCTGTTATTGCAGAGGAGTACAAAGATGCATCGTTACCAAATCCCAATGTGTTGAATAAAATTGGAGCATAGAACATAATTGCGTTCATTCCAGTGAGTTGTTGGAAGACTTGAAACAATATGGCAATAACTAAAGGCGGTCGATGTTGGCGCGTAAGAAGCATTGCAAAAGGATGTTTGACACCTTGAGCAATGCGACTTGCTTCAACGATCTCCAAATACTCTGACTCGATCTTGTCTGTGCCTCTAATTTTGCTCAGAACCAATTTGCCTTTCTCCAAATACCCACGTTGAATCAAACTATTTGGAGTATCATCAACTGAGATAGCTCCCACAGTTAATAGCATCGCCGGAACGCCAGCTAATGCCATTGATAGCCTCCATCCCCATCCGCACCCGATCCTAATATCATATAAGGTTGTTTCAATCTTGGGGATTTGTTAGCAATTAGAGAATAAAAACTTGTGaaaattactttcttttttaagttttattttgtatctagtttctatttgatccTAAATTTCAAAACCAGCTGGATTTGAAAAGTTGACTGAGGAAGGAGTTAATAAAGCATAAAAATTTATGTTAGgactttctatatatatatataggtttaaTTATACAATTGTCTAAACTTccctattttttaaatgaatagTCCAATAGACTATTATTTTGCACAAATGTTTGACTCAATTTACCTGTTTAGCCCTTCTaaccattaattttttttaataaacatatatataataatattaatatcaaaataatcatGTAAGAgaatgtttttgtttatattttcaaaatatacataAGTAAGGAAAGCTActctaaaaatctaaaaattgttGCTCTcataaaagaaaacataaattgGTAATTAGTTTCAAATGAGAAAAAAaggtttatttgatatataaagACATGTTGATTTTTTAGAACTAAATAGAGTATATTTGATAGGTGCATAAATAAGACAAAGTATGATATGTCGTCTTATATATTGAACGATATATGcgatatatatctttttttctaaatatatgTAAATATACCAAAAAATAGACAATGGtatatgtgatgtatatttaaattttcttgTATATTACAGTATATTCCACATATACTTGAGTTCTTAATGGAGAAGtccatttttaattattaatatggAGGAAAATAAACGAAATCTACTAAAATGAGGAAAACATGAATTTGAAATATCTTGTATTAAACGAATatcaattgaaattaataaataaaaaaaaagtaaaaataaaaaaatggtagaaataaggaaagaattaaatattttgaaaatttatcgataagagataatgtaattaataatatttgaaaaaattaaaagccttatacaattaatactaaatccaaaaatgatatatttttttattttaaaatattacgaAATTAAAAGATGAGAGAGAATCTATCCAAAcgtaaaaaatgtaaaaaattgttagattttttgaaatattactaaattttaggatatttatgaaatattaattatataatagatTAATTCCTTAAATATTTCTTTATGTGTTTAGAGGTAAGGTCCACTCCTCGGATAAAATAAGGAGTGGTGCTCACAACTTCACTTCCCCATTTTAAACTCTTTTGGGTAAGACACCCACCGATCttaatcaataaattttgagtttgatttcattGTAGACActtagtttcaaaatgttataattttacccttaaaatttaagttttgttttaatttgtctctaggtttcaaaatttatCACTTTAGACTTCGATGTTAAtgtgtattaattaattaatttttttaaaataattaataaacattaacgTCTAAAAACATGTATTTACTAAACAGTCAAGGTTAAAAATCTAAAtcataaaacttaaaagaccaaattgaaacaaacccTAAATATCAAAAGTCAAATAAAACCCAAAACTTCCTGAAAACTTAGAGACCAATTAAAAACTAGTCCAACCTACATATTTTTCCTAAAAGCATTTTTATAGAAGAGATTTTTAATTAATCCAACTAGGTTGACTTACTTGGATGTGCCATAATTAATGAGGTTAGCGAACATAATCCCGACGGTAACATCGAAttgaaacaatatattcaaAGCTCCACGCATCCTCGTTGGCGCTATCTCCGACAGAAACAATGGTACTgcctattatttatttattttttaaaagaaaaaagaaaaaaactactcaatttcaaatgtaaaagaaaacaaggaaaaaaaaaaaaaaaaaaagcctcgAAGAATTTTCTAACCTGGTTGGCAAATCCAACTCCAATACCCAGAGAAATTCTCCCAAGAATGAGCATGAAAAGGCTAATGGCAGTGGAGTTTAACATGGTtccaacaatgaagaaaattccAGCAATGACCATTGTCTTTTTCCGACCCAAAACTCTGGTTGTGTATGATGCAATTAATGTGGCTAATACAGCAGCCACATAAAGTGAAGATGTGAACAATTGTAAGCCTTGGTGGTCGTATTTACAGTAATTGTTGCcctcttctttttcattttgtgttCTTTCGTACACTATTGGAAAGAACTCTTTCAGGAATGAAGGCATTGACACCACTCCCCCTGCACCCACACCATATGTTATTGTATCGGTTAAATCACCGATTAACTTAAAATGTTGCAAATCAATATTAATATACAAGGAAATGATATTATTGAGTTTGAGTATGAGATTAGAGGTTTCATGCCATTTTCTATCGTTGATTGACTCGAAAGTTACAGctcgtttagtaaccatttattttttttttctttttcaaaattgcaGTACATACACCACTTTCATTcacttttttgttttgttatataTACTAAATTTGGCCGTTTTGTAtctatttagttttaaaaatcaagtcaacttttgaaaaaaaaaaattggtatttctttttagaatttggccCAGAATTAAACTATTTTACTAATgtttacttaagaaagatgaaatCGAGGagaaatatgttttatttaaaaaatagtaataaatggttaccaaactaAGCTTTagctttttaaataaatatttttctttttcgaattTGGTTAAatattcaactcttttacttaagaaaaatgaaaaccaaaTTGGGAGGAAAAAATGTAGATcctgtttggtaatcatttcgaCCTCGTTTGGTAACGAtttgcttttctagtttttggttttgaaaattaagccttctatctctaaaatttttcatttgttatctacttttttattaatggttaaaaaattaagccaaattttgaaaactaaaaaaaatagcttttattttttttttttttaatttgattaagaattcaactattatacttaataaagatgtagatcatggtaagaaatgaagagaaaatagacttaattttcaaaaacccaaaactaaaaataaaatggttaccaaatggcacccagttttttgtttttgttttttgaaaattatatctATTTAATTAACCATATTTTCCTACAAtagtttgcatctttcttaagcaCTTGAAtagaattcttagctaaattccaaaaacaaaaacatgtttttaagagctactttttctaattttcaaactttggcttggttttaaaaatatgtaaatataaagtataaaaaaGCAAGAAATCTAGAGTTATAAAaggtgtttatagacttaatttttataaacataaaaccaaaaaatcaaatagatatcaaatgagaatttaa
This window contains:
- the LOC120084699 gene encoding G-type lectin S-receptor-like serine/threonine-protein kinase LECRK1, which translates into the protein MASMIFLSFVLLNFYKCLAQNGSPISRGSSIAAGSNHTWLSPSGDFAFGFYRLPNNLYLVGIWFDKIPQTLVWSANRDNPAPPNSLVKLNRTGQFVLSFPNGIIIQPIFKEQQAPASSGQMQDDGNFVLKDSNFVAVGQSFDSPTDTLLPGQILGVDKKMFSAKNISDFSTGNFMLQMQKDGNLVLSNYHFSNVGYWFTIATNIENTVLVFDKSSALMYLTNRINPNGQSLRNLTVNVPAPVGDYYHRATINVHGDFRQYVYPKSNGSEWIKVWGAMRDPCLVNTVCGLNGLCKSPDNDTVTCDCLPGFVHLDPADAWKGCRPETVINYCMGDSGKNFTLQVIEDVDIDLPPESEPFSDLVRMFNVDFESCKRAIMEDCYVMAATWKNSTCLKKRTPLMNGRNTNITKGTKTLIRVPLFFKNSSEVHDGKNENNFNYRKVLEIGNIIAGVLAFCFGAVVVFYHPTARRLIRRKNFLSASAIGINFREFTFQELVDATDGFKKILGQGSSCKVVRGNLHIDGIDVEIAVKVLDKMTERTETEFVTELRIIGRTYHTNLVRLLGYCIENKKQLLLVYELMPNGALSRFLFDNGENMGALSRFLFDNGENTIKISNCNWTQRVEIAKGIARGLAYLHEECETQIIHCDVKPQNVLLDANYAAKIADFGISKLLKKDQTRTNTEARGTAGYMAPEWLRGAPVTAKVDVYSYGVMLLEIICCRRHIELDRVEEESEEEDLVLSNWVLSRAAAGNLETVVGDKAEILMDFERFKRMAMVGLWCIHPDASQRPSMKKVTQMLEGTAEVGTPPLLLCS
- the LOC120076103 gene encoding sugar transport protein MST4-like produces the protein MTSTVRYAVNPSSVEFEAKVTPVVLTSCIMAATGGLMFGYDIGVSGGVVSMPSFLKEFFPIVYERTQNEKEEGNNYCKYDHQGLQLFTSSLYVAAVLATLIASYTTRVLGRKKTMVIAGIFFIVGTMLNSTAISLFMLILGRISLGIGVGFANQAVPLFLSEIAPTRMRGALNILFQFDVTVGIMFANLINYGTSKIGCGWGWRLSMALAGVPAMLLTVGAISVDDTPNSLIQRGYLEKGKLVLSKIRGTDKIESEYLEIVEASRIAQGVKHPFAMLLTRQHRPPLVIAILFQVFQQLTGMNAIMFYAPILFNTLGFGNDASLYSSAITGIVNVLATLISIYSVDKVGRRMLLLEAGVQMFISQTIISVVLGLKFQDNSNNLSQGLAILVVLMACIFVSSFAWSWGPLGWLIPSEIFPLETRSAGQSVTVCVNMMFTFMIAQSFLSMLCYMKHWIFLFFSSCVIVMSLFVFFLVPETKGIPIEDMKERVWKQHWFWKRFMDNVVEETKYSF